Genomic DNA from Deltaproteobacteria bacterium:
GCCGTCTGGCCCGTGTCAACGTTGCCGCCGTCAATTACTACTTTCACGACAAGGCAAACCTCTATGTCGAGGCCTGGATGCATGCGTACGAGAATTCAAAATTTCCCGAACCGAACCCGGATGATTCCACCCGTGCCCCGGAGGAGCAGCTCCGGACACACATCCACTTCCTCATCAAGCACTTTGCCGAGGTTGGCCCCCGGGGGCAGTTCACCCGTCTGTACCTGAGGGAGCTCATGAACCCGACGGGCCTGATTCAGAACGTCTGGCACGAGACCGTAGAGCCCCGGCGGCAGATACTCCATGGAATCATCCGCAGGATCGTCGGGGAAGATATGTCGGAGGAGGAGATCCTCTTCTGTGAATTGAACATCATCAGCCTGTGCCGCGTCCTTTTAACCGTCCGGCAGGTCGACCTCGAGTATCTCCTGGACCAGCCCCTTTCCCCGGAACTGGCAGAGCGCTTCGCCGACCATATCACGCAATTTTCCCTCGCCGGCCTCAGGGCAATCCCCAAACGCTAAACCCCGGGGTCAGTTCCCATATCCTCAGGTTTTTCGCAATTTTCCCATNNNNNNNNNNNNNNNNNNNCAAAATGTGAGAAAATGGGAACTGACCCCGATTGTTTACCGAGGGTTTATTCCGGTATCAGGACCAGGTCGAAGGTTCCTTCTGTCCTTGCATTAATAGGATAGTGCTGGGTCACCAGCGTCCGGTAGCCCTCGGCTGACACCCGGATGTGAATGTGAGGGGGACGGCCGTAATAGGCCGGCGGGAAGTTGCTCTCGAACCGGTAGGACCCCGACTCATCGGCGAATGTGGTAGCGCGATGATCGTTGTCGTATCTTCCACTGGGCCCCCCCAGCCAGAGCTCGATGCGCGCCCCTTTCAGGGGGGAGCAGTCCACGGATGATAGCACATCCCCGGTAAGGACGTACCCCTCTCCCACCTTGGAGCGTTCCGGGGCCCCGGGGGCATAGAAAGGCCCCATAGAGTCGGGCTTGGTGGGCTCGCAGGTTTTCGCATACGCGGGAATGCCGGCAGCGGCGAGGGTGAGGGATATGACCACGATGGCGATAAATTTTCTCATTGTACTAACATATAGCCTAACAGTTGTTCTGTCAACATTGCCGAACCTTCTTTGCCCGCCTCTTGCCGGTAATCACCCTTTTTTCACCGGTGACAGGGACGCCCGGGAGTAAATGACGGGGGCTGGAGGGGGACCGGCCTTCCGGGTTTTCCCGGCAGAAAAAAACCGGAACTATGAATTCTTATAAGGCAAATTCGGCACTTGCAGTTCCTATACCTACACACTGGGGGTCAGTTCCCATATCCTCAGGTTTTTCGCAATTTTCCCATATGGGAAGACAGACGATAGAGGCCTGGTCCTCGCAGTAGCTGAGTGATCCATGCAAAATGTGAGAAAATGGGAACTGACCCCCTGCTATCCGGCGGTGGGGAACGATACCTCACAGGATCTCGAGGAATCTCTCGGCGGTGGCTAAGTGCTTCTTGAGTTTCGCCCGGGGCATCTTTTTCAGGTGGGCAGCCATGAGGCTCATCCGGGGGCTTGAAGCGAAAAAGTCCCTGTGCTTGTGGATGAACCTCCAGTAGAGACCGTCCAGGGTATCGCACCAAGGACCTTTCGAAAAATCGCTCATTTTGCGGATGTAGCTGGAAGAGCAGATGTAGGGCTTCGTCGTCATGAGACCCCCGTCTGCATGCTGGCTCATCCCGTAGACGTTTGGAACCATCACCCAGTCGTAGGAGTCGATGAACAGGTCCATGAACCAGTAGTAGACGTCATCCGGATCGACTTCGCAGAGGAGAAGGAAATTGCCGATTACCATGAGCCTCTCGATGTGGTGCGCATAGGCATATTTCAGGACACGACCGATAACGGTATCGACGGGATCGACCCCGGTGGTGCCTTCGTAGAAGGAATCGGGCATTTTTCTCTCGTGTTTCCAGAAATTCGTCGTCCTCTGCTTTACTCCTTCGAAGAGGTAGAGTACACGGATAAACTCCCTCCATCCGATGACCTGGCGGATGAATCCCTCAAGTGAGTTCAAGGGGACCGGGGTATTGCGTGCAAAATCAAGGGTCTCATCGACCACCTGGGCCGGTGTAAGAAGGCCGATGTTCAGGGCCGGTGACAGAACGGAGTGGAAAAGGATGGTTTCCGAGGAAGAGATCGCATCCTGGTAGGTGCCGAAATTCTGCAGGCGGTTTTTCAGGAAATCGTCCAGGCAGCGCTTCGCGTCCCCGTGGGTAACCGGATAGTGGAAATCCCGGCAGCTGCCGGGGTTGTTGCCGAAGTGCTCTTCCACATAAATGCCGGCTTCCTTAACGAAGCGGTTCGGAGCGGGAAACCACGGGGCGGGAACGATGATGTTTGCCGGCAGCTTCCCTCTGTTCTCGGGGTCGAAGCTCCACTTCCCTCCCTTTGGCTTGCCATCTTCCAGTAGAATCCCGCGCTTCTTCCGCTGTGCGATGTAGAAAGCCGACTGGGAATAGCGGTCTTTCTCCGCGAAAAACTCCTCCAGCCACGCCTTTTCCGAGAGGAATCCCGGCGTGGTCAGTATTTCCAGCCGTATACCGCGGGCTTCGGCTCCCTTCCGTAACCTTTTTTCCAGGATGAAATCGGTCGGCTCGACCAGGTACATGGTTTCCACGCCGGCCTGATTCAGGGGACCGAACAGGTACGCCATGTCGGGATCTTTTGCGTGCTCCAGGTAGTGGACCCTGAATCCTCTCCCGGTAAGATCGGCCTCGCAAGCTTTCATGGAGGCGCGGTGCAGGAGCAGCTTTTGCTTGTGGAATCGCATGGGGTAGTGGAAATCGGAGAAGAAGAGCTGATCCTCAACGAGGTACACGTCCCGGTTGCGGGAAAGCCCGGGGTGATTCCTGTAAAGCTGGTGCGGAAATATGACAGTGGCTTCTTTCACGGCAGCCTTTCCGGGTCTCTGAAACTCCCTTCGTTATCATATTATGTCTCTCTCACCATAGACGGCAAGAGACAAATAACCGGGGTCAGTTCCCATTTTCTCATATTTTGCATGGATCGCTCAGCTCCTACGAGGATCAAGCACTAATTGTATGTCTTCAAGTATGGGAATTTTTCGAAAAACCTGAGGATATGGGAACTGACCCCGATGTTGCCGATGTTGTCCCAATGTTGTCAAAATGTTGTCAAAATGGCAATGTGTGCCAAATTGGCACGGTTTGGTTGGCTTCAGC
This window encodes:
- a CDS encoding cryptochrome/photolyase family protein codes for the protein MKEATVIFPHQLYRNHPGLSRNRDVYLVEDQLFFSDFHYPMRFHKQKLLLHRASMKACEADLTGRGFRVHYLEHAKDPDMAYLFGPLNQAGVETMYLVEPTDFILEKRLRKGAEARGIRLEILTTPGFLSEKAWLEEFFAEKDRYSQSAFYIAQRKKRGILLEDGKPKGGKWSFDPENRGKLPANIIVPAPWFPAPNRFVKEAGIYVEEHFGNNPGSCRDFHYPVTHGDAKRCLDDFLKNRLQNFGTYQDAISSSETILFHSVLSPALNIGLLTPAQVVDETLDFARNTPVPLNSLEGFIRQVIGWREFIRVLYLFEGVKQRTTNFWKHERKMPDSFYEGTTGVDPVDTVIGRVLKYAYAHHIERLMVIGNFLLLCEVDPDDVYYWFMDLFIDSYDWVMVPNVYGMSQHADGGLMTTKPYICSSSYIRKMSDFSKGPWCDTLDGLYWRFIHKHRDFFASSPRMSLMAAHLKKMPRAKLKKHLATAERFLEIL
- a CDS encoding intradiol ring-cleavage dioxygenase translates to MRKFIAIVVISLTLAAAGIPAYAKTCEPTKPDSMGPFYAPGAPERSKVGEGYVLTGDVLSSVDCSPLKGARIELWLGGPSGRYDNDHRATTFADESGSYRFESNFPPAYYGRPPHIHIRVSAEGYRTLVTQHYPINARTEGTFDLVLIPE
- a CDS encoding CerR family C-terminal domain-containing protein, encoding MPVREDGKETYTNLLEAACEVFSEKGYQAATVAGICRLARVNVAAVNYYFHDKANLYVEAWMHAYENSKFPEPNPDDSTRAPEEQLRTHIHFLIKHFAEVGPRGQFTRLYLRELMNPTGLIQNVWHETVEPRRQILHGIIRRIVGEDMSEEEILFCELNIISLCRVLLTVRQVDLEYLLDQPLSPELAERFADHITQFSLAGLRAIPKR